Within the Musa acuminata AAA Group cultivar baxijiao chromosome BXJ2-9, Cavendish_Baxijiao_AAA, whole genome shotgun sequence genome, the region ATTTTTGTATCGGATGGTTGTTGGTTATGTTAATTTTGTTTGATGAATTAAACCATAGTTGAATGTTCTTTTCTCCAATTTGAGTGGTTTATGATATTATCAAGATGATATAGACCCTGAAGTAGTGTCTATATGCTGCACTCTTGGAGAATAAGCTGGCTAATGTATGTATGAGCAATATGACTTAATCATTGGTTTCAGCAACTTTGCTTCCATCTGGATTGTCAACTATAGTAGTTCTTTGGAGGTTTTTTGCTGATACTACAAAATTATTAAGGTGTGGTTGTTTCTTATAGGCTCTTTTGTCTATTCGTTCCTCCTAGAGGAACATTTTCTTCCTCTACCAGTAACAGGCCGTTTTCGCCTTGTCGATGTTGAACCTATTAGAAGGCATATACAAGTTTACATTAACAACTGTTTTCACTTTTTAATGTACTAAAGAAACACTGACACAAAGCTAGAAAttctttccttgtttctttttcctCATATATTTACTTATCTACAAGCATTTTTGCATTATAAATTAACATTTTGTTTATCTGCTTTACAATTTATGGTCACAAAATAAATTTGATCAAAGGTAGCTTTTGATATAATTAGACAATCAGCTAGGTTTGTTTATGTTAAGATTTAGGAGAGATAATTTACTAGTCTCATCGTTTTATATCCatctttttttatattaatttgtaAGTGAGTCTTGCTTGACAAATCTATTTGTGATATATCAAACCATTGCTCTCAAGCTTGAAACATGCTAATTAATCAGCCTAAATCTTCATCATTGAGTATATAAGTTTCTTAAGTAATTAAACGCCTCCTCCATATGTTTGGGTGGTTCTGAAATAGCTGGATGCTTTGTAATATGCATCTTAGAGTGACCGAGAGTGTCTATTTATTGGTGGGTTTCGTGAAACCATAGGATGCTTCATTATGACGAAGAATCTTATATTTTTGTCATTTCTTCGTAGTTTATTGTGCCACTTTTCCATGTCCTATTTTATGATCCTCAAAGTAGTAATCAGAACCATATtcgaaatataatttttattgaagTGGTATCAACTTGCTTCATATGACGAAGAATCCAGATGAATCTAAGAATCTTATATTTTTGTCAATTGTTAAGCTTGCTCATTTCTTCGTAGCTTGTTGTGCCACTTCTCCATGTCTTATTTTATGATCCTCAAAGTAGTAATCAGaaccatatttgaaatataatttttattgaagTGGCATCAACTTGCTTCTAGTTTTTTGAAGATCATCTTTATTATGATTTATATTCTAACTGCTATCGAGTATTTCTGAAGGTTTCATTTCCCGCTGATTCTAGCAAATGTAGAAAAGATTActgtttcctctttttttttttactttttgaccTCCTTTTTTCTTGTGTTTGAGCATGGTTTGGGGAGGAGGAGAGGGGAATCAGGGAGAAAAAAGGATTCTCTGCTGGAATTATGATTAATGGTGCCTTTCATCTATGTGCATGGTTTAATTTTTGTATCTCATCCTAAGACATAATTTCTTGCTACCAAAACTTGGATTCTTGTGTACTTGGATATGGTATTTTGTGGCTTTCATTTTTAGATATGGCTGTTATTTAAAATGATAAACATATTAGATCTTCTATAACTTCTCGTTTCATGGTCATCGTTGCAGTTGTTGAATCATATAGTATGTGAGCTACCACCAGAGCATCCTGTGTCTAATTCTAGGCCTTTACGAGAACTCCTTGGACACACACCACTTCAGGTAGGCTGCAGATGCAATTCATGGTCTTGGCAAATTTTCATAATCAATATTTCTGATGCTGCATCTCAGTCTACATTTGTCTGCTGAGGTGAACGATAAGAAACTCCAGATGTGCATTCGTTTTTTCAGGACAAGGACTTCAGTATGTTGTGAACTCTGATTTGTTAATGAACTACCTCATTAAATTTATCCTAATTTATCTGTTTTTTCTATCTACGTTATTCTAGGTGTATCAATTACCTTGGCTTATTATAACTAATTAGAAGCAGTAAAGAAACAATGATATCTCATGCCCTTTTTCATTGCTGGTCTTAAGAGCAAAGTCAATAGGCTGCATATTATACAGAAGAGCTCATTGCATTCAACTAACAAATAGTTTAGCGCAATTATCATACACTATATCATGGTTTTTAAGGCATTGTAACCCTCACCGAAACATTAGACTATTATAACTGCAGTTGTTAGAGTCAAAACTAGTCCTCAAGACCAAGTATTATTTTGCAGAAAGGCTTCTGTTTTTAGTGTAGTTATTATGTTAGCAATTGGCAACTCTAATCAAGTGCAAATTTCTCATGCAGGTCTGTGCAGGTGCAATCCTGGGATGCATAGTTTCTATCCTCATGAAGAATTCTGTGTGAGTTTACCCGGTGTCACGCAAGAGTAGGGTTCCTTTGAACATCGGGGAGAACTGGTTTGTGTATTAGCAAGCTTTGTCTCCATCTTGTTGGATAAAACTGTGACAATACAGCAGAAATTATCCCTAAACATACATTATGATGGCATCTAAGTTGAATATAAAAGTTAGCACTTCGCAGTTCTTGGCATGTTACTTCCCTTCTTGTCAATACGACAGAACTTTGATTCCCTTGCATGGTGTTGCATGTTATGTTTCCAATACTTCATGTTATGGAAGACATGCACaaatcatttattattattattgttacttGTCTGGCTTGATCTATTATTGATGCTGACAATAAGATGCAGTAAATACACCATACTGGCCGCAGCTCAGTATCATTCGAGGCAACATACGTCAAAGAATGAGATGTACCAAAGAAAATATGCTCGGTACTTCTCTCTCTCAACCACTGTGCCATGCTCAACATGGAAGTAGGCATCATGTGAAACCTAGAAAGCCCTGTGATAGAACCCATGAATCTTCTTCCACGACTCCTCCCTCTGCATCCTCAGCTGCTTGTAGAAGTTGCCGATGAAAGCCTCCGCCTTGGCAAACAACTCCTGCTTGCTCAGCTCCCCGGCCTCCTCcaccttctcttccttctcctctttgaCGAAGCTGTCTCCCTCGGTGCCACCGATGAAGAAAAGGCTCGGCCTTGACGGGCAGCGCTTCAAAGTTTGCGCTCTCGTCTGCACCGCCGGCTTCCGTGGTGGCTTCGCCGCCTGTGTAACCCGTTCTTGCGGGCTGACAAGCTTGGTTGCATCAGTAGCCGCGTCATGGACGGCGGCTTCCACGGGGACCGGAGTCTCCAGGGAGTTCTGCGCTTTCTTCTCCTCGTGAGGCCTGGAGATGGCGGTGAGGAAGCCGGCCTCGAGTCCCAGAGCGACGATGAGGATGTTGAGAAGGAAGTACAGGTAAGAGGTCCTCAAGGATGAGGATATGAAAGGGGTGAAGAGGAGGAGAGCGAGAAGGAACGCCCCCTTTGCTACTTGAGACGCCGGCAGCTTCTCCATGGCGAGCCACAAGGATGTGAACAGTGGTGGCGACACGGAGGGGAAGCATGGCGCAGATTTATAGAGCAAAGAGAAGGGCGCATGAAAGAGACGATTTGGAAGCAGATAAGATGAAGGCTTCGGATCAATGCTGAGCTCAGAAGATGTCGctgcgggaggaggaggaggaggataaggTCGGTGAGAATATTCCGTCACTTTTGGTGATCCACGAGAAGAGAAGAGAGCTTTTGGGATCTTTGATTTCTCCTgtcttcctttctttctcctcttcacTCCCACTTGCATGGAATGGGATAGTGGAGTGTGgcccctcctcttctttcttcttcctccacgCTCCTCCTTTTCCTCCTATTGTGCACGCCATGTCATGACATGTTCGATGTATTGACTGGATTTCTAATCATGACTATGATACATAGATCGTCTCGAATCTTGTATTGATGCTAACGGGGTGAAGCAAGTGATGGTGGATTTGGTTTATGTCGGACATCATCTCTACCGCCCTCCATCGATCCCTTTGAAGTGGATGGAATTGCGAAGAAGCTGCATCATCCATGAACAACAAGTGGGTAATGGTGAAGAAGAAAGAACGCATGGTAACGTGTCATGCTGCTGACAGACATCGTTTCCCATGCTCAGCTCAAACATAAGTAGTAAGCATGCATGTCTGATCACTACAGTTCTGAAGAACACTGAGGTCAGCAACAACGTACGAATTCCATGGCAAAAGAAGCCAAGAAGAAGGATGACAGCGAAGGTGAAGAAAAGAAGGGTTCCTTTATATCCTGCATCGTCTTTTGCCGTGGACCGATCCTGTGGGGCTTTATTATCTGACGCAAGAATTGGCCTTCTTTGGCTGCTTTGCCTTTGACGTCGCTGTGGCAGCAAAGGATAGAATCTCATGTGACTCGGAAAGCAGCTGTAAccttttcttcctctctctctctctctctctctcgaacttATCTTCATGCAAGCCAGGAATGTTACTGTACAATCTTTTCTACGATTCCCGGTCTCCTATTCTTCTGATCTTGTTCGAGATTTCAGAGTCAATCTATTTCAAATCAGAAATCGCAAGCTTCAGTGTCTTAAAATAATCGAATTTGATTGGGAGACTTACAAAACTATATCGGGGGGCATATATCCAATAAAACTCTTTTCTATGCATAAGTTGGTGCCCATATTAATAGGGTAATCTCTCCTAAAATTGCCTAACCAAGATCTCTTATAATGGTCTTTAGGTTAATTCATGGTGGTTGTGTAGGATTGTTGGATACTTCTTTTTAGGACATGAATAGTGACCGAGTTAATGTGCTGACTATAATAACATGATATTATATTATCGTTGGACTAATAATAAAGTAGTAGTAGTCTTCAAATGGGCATATAGTGTATCCCCTATCAAATATGTTTTAACAATCATACCTAATTTCTCCTAATAACTAAGTATCAAATTAATACGATGGACAACTATTTTATCATGAGCTTAATTTTATTGAGGTTTACAAGATGATCTTCTTCCCTATATACCACTTATGGAATCTCAAACATGTCTTATGTTCTTAGCTCATGATGGAGTGCTATTTTGAAGCTTCTTTTAGACAAAGATGATATCCAGAATAGGTTCCCGACATGATCTCTTGTATACGTATGTTATTAAGGAGTGAAAGGgtctttatttttattgatataatATATTTGTGTTTGACTTGATAGACAAAGATATGGTAAAAGTGAAAATAATGGAGTGAACATGAGCTAAAAAAAAGTTTGAGTTGTTGTCATTCTTTGATCATAGGTCATGGTAACATGACAAGCTATAGGTAATAGTGTTGTGATAAGATACTAAACTATTTGAGGATTGGGTGTGAAGCCTCAAAGTGTCTTCCCATCCTTGATTACATTATTATTGGGCCTTCTTCAAGGATTAGCATAGCTCATTGGTTGAATCATAAGTCTTCAAATTTGGATCTATGGAGCACTAAGACTAATTTATTAGTCATAATATTAGCAACCCCAATAAAGCTTTACTTAAGGatttaaatctaaaattaatACCAATCTCGATAACCAAACAAATCAGTATGGTATTTGCGTTGTTAGAGCAAGGAATATAATAAATCAAAACAATAATAAATCTAGAATTAATACTAATCTCGATAGTCAGACAAATCAGTATAGTATTTATATATCATGTTATTAGAGCAAGGAATGTAAATCaaagtaataataaaaatatttttagtgaAACATCTTTGGTAATCTCTCAAGAGAGTTTTTTAATGAACAATGGATAAGTATTTTTGGTAAGAAAAAATCATTTTTGTTAATTGAAATTGAAGgataatatgaaatcaatttatATAGTTAGTATATTCATCATTATTAGTAACTTCATATTAAGATTATAATCAATATTATTATATTGTTGGTATGATCAGTATTGATATCATCAGGACATGTATGACTTAAATGCCACAATGTTAGCTCGAAAACCCCATAAATGCCACAATGATCAGTATTGATATCATCAATATTAGCTCGAAAACCCCATAAATGCCACAATGTCTGGTTGATTTGAGCACACCAGTCGACGACGTGCTCGACCAATTGCCGCACCCGCGCACGGTTTGCAACCCAAACGACGCCCAACTGTGACAGCAGACAGCGTCAAATTAGAACCAAATCTTTGTCGAAGAAAGATGAAACTCGCGGTTCGTTGCACTCAACGACATGGCACCGGCGAGGGTTGGTGACCCTAAAGCTGAAGCCGGCTTCTCCGTCGCCAGCGTCGACATGCCATTGATGATAGTAGCCACGAGAACTTGCATCGGACTCACAAGAACAACGATGAGGGCGACGGCGTGTGGGCGAGGACAGCGACAAGGGCACACGGGCAAGGATGATGACTAGGGCACGCATGCAAGGACCGCGATGAGGGTGAGGTGGAGGGGTCGGGCGACCGTCACCGCTGGGTGATGTCGAGGTCGTCAGCTAACAATAGCAAGTCCTCATGGACGTCAACacaaacaagaaaagaagagGGGAGGGAAGGTGAGGGTGACGAGAGTCACGATGGAGAATAAGAGgtcggaggaagaggagaggggaTGGCGGAGATAAGGAGCAATGTCGTGTTTTAGGCAAAAGAGCTGAATGATGAGTTGTCGTCGTCTTCGTCTTCCACCTGCATCCTACCTGCGTCCTACCTGCTTCGCCTGCAAGCACAAAACAATCTCTATACTACATGTTTAATACATGATGCCTTGAGCTGCCGACAACATCTCGCACGCCCCCAACCTGCTCGACGTAAAGCACGCCATAAGCGTTGGGCGAGAAGAGAAGGAACGCTGATGTTGCCCACCATCAACCGTTTCCGTAGTAGCGGTTGGATGTCGGGGGACCTGTGCGACTTGAGCGCGAAGCAACAGTTGTCGTCATACCGGTGATATCATGATCAAccctatgatgatgatgatgatgatatcatGATTAATGAAATCTCTCTCACCATTAagttaatatataataaataaaaaagggagagaataATTTGGGAAATCTTCCACTAAAGATTAGCTATTGCAACTACATATATTGATTTAGTATAAGAAATTTCTCTGTAGACAAACAAATAAGTGTTGATTAAATGAGTTTAGATGCCAACAAATGTTGATTTTAAACACTCGtataatatcttaaaaattaataatgataTATTATTAGCTTGAGCTTAAGTATTTAATGATATCAGAGGAACTCTTATCCGAGATTCACTGATAAATTCACTAATATACTAAATCGACCAATCCAATTAGGTTTCACTTTACTATCTTCTTTATGTTTTAATactaatttatatattatataattattttaatttctaaaataaaaatatctatcGAATAACTTGTAATTACAAATCATAAATTTCTCACTTAAtctatttattaaatattaataattcgAAGCCTCATTCGATGTATTTTTAAcagtataataaatttaattaataaaaaaattaataatttatcataaaattctaTATTCGAATTTTGTCACCGTCATTTATCTTTttgtatattaaaaaaaatccacaCACCTAaaacatgctctctctctctctctttctctctcatgctAGAGAGATGTTTTGACATGCGACGATCCAAGACAAGAATGTGGCAGCGGAAGCCATTATTGCAATCTGACGTACGAATGCTAAGATGCAGGCAAAAAAAGGTAGTTGGTGGCTCATACCAACCTTTTTAGGTGGATCGAAAACAGCCAACGGAGACCCATCCAAAGTTCATATTGGTTAGATGAAGGCAAACTCAACATGTCATATATATGATTTCTCATCGAAGTCTGTGGTTTCTTAATCCAAGCAAATATCATTAATCTCCTCAAACAACTAAAATTGCATTTGAATATTTTGTTCAAAACTTATTACATGTGAAGTAATAATGTACTAATCGATTCGAATGTCTAAATAGAGTATTTATGAATCCAATAAAGGATTATGAGCCTTCATTATTTGTTGACtaatctttcctttttctttgtctCTCTCAATAATTATATGCCGCATGCACCACATGCTTGGCCTGTTGTCGATCTTCTTGTCAAGATTACTCAACCCAATCTTCAACTACAAATCAATAAGTTGTGCATTTCACCATCAACACATTATTTTATTCTATCACCATGAACAAGCATTGTCATCATCTGTCTCAGTTTCACGTGTAGATTTAACTCTCCACTGTAGCAATATGAAGGAAAACTTGCTGATTAGTTTGGGCAGCTTACAATGCCTGAGTGAGTTCATCCTGTCATTTAGGTTCTTGTGTAACTTAGATTCGACTCCAACTCGATAATGTATGGTCATTGtatatgttagtgtaaacaaccttaagtcatggcctcggggccgacgcgactgGGTTCGGATCCTAATGATTGGGAATCTTCCGGGGACGACCCTTGAGATTACTGAggtggtccgatcgggatggGACAGCCGCTGTTTTCACCGAGGAGGGACTCCTCGCCTGGACGCGTGATGGGAGGTGCTCCGTCTTCACACCTGCATATAGGTTGGGTCGGGGGgcttgacccgacccctccgatggtcAAGTCAGTAGATTGTCTTAGGGAGTTTTTCTTACCTCCTCCCCTATTCCTCGAaatgcgagggtttttatagtgaaggttattgttgcctgatgtgcctgcttgcaaggagcaggatcgtactcccgATAATGTCTGACAGTGATGTTGGTGTGGCGTGAATGACCAAGCATGagtaggatgttaatgtgcctcggtcgacgtttcGATCTGTTTGACCAGATGATATCAGGTCAACCGAGGCGCGAGACGTCATCTGGGACAGTTGACGTCAGACCGAGTCTTATCGTCATTATTACTCTCATCAGTATGATTAAACAATCAACGTATTGCGTTTTGTAGTAGCATCACCAGCCACTCACAAAACCTTGTGTGACATTTTGGGTTTGTGAGACGTTAATATttagcattttttttctttttagtttccgTGGTTCTTTTCCTTTATGTGCACAAGGAATCAAAgtgaatgctttttttttttaatgtagtgAAAATGATTCTTGTATCGATAAACATTTTATTTTCAGTTTGTGATTATTATCTAATTAATACTAAATAAAAAATTCCATTGCTTATTAATTCGATTTACTGACCATTTTATTAGAAATAATATTCAAGAATAtttctttattaaaaaataaaagaaaaacccTTATTTTGAGATTTAAATGTCTCAAAATTTGAAGTTGCAAACCATAGAAcaaatctgattttttttaagGTGCTAATCCATTTAAttgacaaaaaaattataaaatagcatATCTAACAAAATCATAAAATTGAGTTTCTTTTTGAGATTTTTAAAGACTTTAGTACGTCAAATTTTCATGTTGACTAGTTTGTAGGTGTCAACTAGTTTAGTTGGCCATTTaccaaaaatatgattttttttttattttatatattaaattaatattataaatCTAAAATTACACATTCTAGAGAGTAGAATAAATTCTCGATATCATTCCATCCTCTTTATACATATAATTCATATAGCCCTGCAAATGCTCCAACTATGTGCCATTATTGACCACTtaccaaaaaatattaattatttctttaCCTTAAATAAATGTTGTAATTCTACAAttgtcactatatatatatatatatatatatatatatatatatatatatagtggcggCGGGTTCCGGGATTTACTGGAGAATCTCGAGTTCGATACAGTGGACGATTCCGTCCACCTTCCGTTCAACGAACACGGAAATCTATATAGATTTGGGTATGCGGCCACGTTGAAAGGACGCGGCCCAATGATTAGATCAGAAGCATTCTAAGACGAAGCGTTGCCTGACACCGCACTCGCCCCATACCAACTCGAGACAAATAGGCCTCGATCCAAACGTGCCACCGATCTCTCCTCGCTGTTGCAATCCCGCCAGCCTCTCTCCACCTCTCCCTCGCTCGTTGTTGCTGCTGAGCATGGAGTGGAGCAGCGGAGCCGTCCTCGGCCGTGGCAGCTTCGGCACCGTCCGTCTCGCCTTCATCCGACGCGCCGAGGACAACCGCCCGCTGGTCATGGCGGTGAAGTCCGCCCCCCTCGCCACGTCCGACTCTCTACGCCACGAGGAGTCCGTGCTGTCCGACCTCCGGTGCTGTCCTCACCTCGTCCGCTGCTTCGGCCATGACGTCACCACCGACGCCGCCTCCGGCGCCCAGTTCTACAACCTCTTCCTCGAGTACGTCGCCGGGGGCACCCTCCGCGACGTGCTCGGCCGCTCCGGCGGAGCGCTTCGGGAACCTGCCGTCCGGCGGTACGCGCGCTCGATCCTCCGCGCCCTGGATCGCGTGCACTCGGGAGGGTACGTCCATTGCGACCTCAAGCTTCAGAATATACTGGTGGAGAGCGGCGGCGCGGACGTCAAGATAGCGGACTTGGGGCTCGCCAAGCGGATCGAGGAGGAGATCGACGCGCCCGACCGTGGCAGCATGCGCGGCACGCCGCTCTACATGTCGCCGGAGTCGGTGGCGCGGCGCGAGTACGGCGCCCCGGGAGACATTTGGTCGTTCGGTTGCGCGGTGGCGGAGATGGTGACCGGTAGGCCAGCATGGAGCGGGTCGGACGACGGAGATGCGTGGGGACTGATGTTCCGAATTGGATTCAGCGACGAGCTGCCGGATATCCCGAGCAAGCTGTCGGAGGAAGGGAAGGATTTCCTGAGCCGGTGCTTCGTCAAGGACCCGTTGAAGCGGTGGACTGCAGAGATGTTGCTGCAGCATCCATTCATCGCAGCGGAGGAAGATCTCGTCGATGCCGCTGCGGCTTGCAATCGATGCAGTTCGACAGAAAGTTCGCCGCGGAGTGTCTTTGGATTACCTCAATGGTTGTCGCCGAGATCTCCATCAAATTCTATAGATTCTTCCCTGATGGAATCAGTAGCTCCAGATTCACGTGTTTCTTCTCCATCCGATCGTATCAGGGAACTCGCAACGATGCAGCAGCCCACTTGGTCCTctccttctacttcttcttcagcCGATGGCTGGATTGATGTCAGGATCTCTGATGCTAATCTCAAGTCAGAGGAACCAAAACATGAAACTCAAGCAACTCTGGAGGAGATGCTGAGTAGAATTAGACGCAGAGATGATCTGAGACCAGAAATAGAATCTAACAAAGATGGGCTCTGCTGGCACAATTCAGCTTTGCTTGTTATTTCGACCCTTTAAGCATGAAGGATAGAACACATTATGACTCTCATTCAACAAACACTTTGACAGTGGAGTTTCTGACAATTGAATTAGGAGAGTCTGTCTGTCATTGTTTTCCTTGACAGAGAAATGTCAGGAGGTTCCTTCAGCTTTAAATGGATACAATTGCTGAGAAGATTGATGCAACAATTAGCTTGGAAAATTGCTGTTGTTATTTATTCTCTAATCTGCAATGACAAAT harbors:
- the LOC135623472 gene encoding uncharacterized protein LOC135623472 — encoded protein: MQVGVKRRKKGRQEKSKIPKALFSSRGSPKVTEYSHRPYPPPPPPAATSSELSIDPKPSSYLLPNRLFHAPFSLLYKSAPCFPSVSPPLFTSLWLAMEKLPASQVAKGAFLLALLLFTPFISSSLRTSYLYFLLNILIVALGLEAGFLTAISRPHEEKKAQNSLETPVPVEAAVHDAATDATKLVSPQERVTQAAKPPRKPAVQTRAQTLKRCPSRPSLFFIGGTEGDSFVKEEKEEKVEEAGELSKQELFAKAEAFIGNFYKQLRMQREESWKKIHGFYHRAF
- the LOC135622051 gene encoding mitogen-activated protein kinase kinase kinase 20-like; this encodes MEWSSGAVLGRGSFGTVRLAFIRRAEDNRPLVMAVKSAPLATSDSLRHEESVLSDLRCCPHLVRCFGHDVTTDAASGAQFYNLFLEYVAGGTLRDVLGRSGGALREPAVRRYARSILRALDRVHSGGYVHCDLKLQNILVESGGADVKIADLGLAKRIEEEIDAPDRGSMRGTPLYMSPESVARREYGAPGDIWSFGCAVAEMVTGRPAWSGSDDGDAWGLMFRIGFSDELPDIPSKLSEEGKDFLSRCFVKDPLKRWTAEMLLQHPFIAAEEDLVDAAAACNRCSSTESSPRSVFGLPQWLSPRSPSNSIDSSLMESVAPDSRVSSPSDRIRELATMQQPTWSSPSTSSSADGWIDVRISDANLKSEEPKHETQATLEEMLSRIRRRDDLRPEIESNKDGLCWHNSALLVISTL